Proteins found in one Streptomyces sp. CB09001 genomic segment:
- a CDS encoding MBL fold metallo-hydrolase, whose translation MKLTKKSHACVRLEKDGQTLVLDPGGFSEEDAALGADAILVTHEHPDHFDELRLRAAMEDNPAAAIWTLKSVAEKISAAFPGRVHTVGHGDTFTAAGFDVQVHGELHAVIHPDIPRVTNVGYLVDGGKVFHPGDALTVPDHPVDTLMLPVMAPWNKIAEVIEYVREVKPRRAYDIHDALLTDLARPIYDRQIGELGGSEHLRLTPGDSARL comes from the coding sequence ATGAAGCTCACCAAGAAGTCGCACGCCTGTGTCCGCCTCGAAAAGGACGGGCAGACGCTCGTCCTGGACCCCGGCGGGTTCAGCGAGGAGGACGCGGCCCTCGGCGCGGACGCGATCCTCGTCACCCACGAGCACCCGGACCACTTCGACGAGCTGCGGCTGCGCGCCGCCATGGAGGACAACCCGGCCGCGGCGATCTGGACGCTGAAGTCGGTGGCGGAGAAGATCTCGGCGGCCTTCCCGGGCCGCGTCCACACCGTCGGGCACGGCGACACCTTCACCGCCGCCGGTTTCGACGTACAGGTCCACGGCGAGCTGCACGCCGTGATCCACCCGGACATTCCGCGCGTCACCAACGTCGGCTACCTCGTGGACGGCGGCAAGGTCTTCCACCCCGGTGACGCCCTCACCGTCCCCGACCACCCGGTCGACACGCTGATGCTGCCGGTCATGGCCCCGTGGAACAAGATCGCCGAGGTGATCGAGTACGTCCGCGAGGTCAAACCGCGGCGGGCCTACGACATCCACGACGCCCTCCTCACCGACCTCGCCCGCCCGATCTACGACCGCCAGATCGGTGAGCTGGGCGGCTCCGAGCACCTGCGGCTGACCCCCGGCGACTCGGCGCGGCTCTGA
- a CDS encoding exodeoxyribonuclease III, translated as MRIATWNVNSITARLPRLLAWLESSGTDVLCLQEAKVAEAQFPFDALREAGYEAAVHATGRWNGVAVLSRVGLEDVVKGLPGDPGYEGVQEPRAISATCGPARVWSVYVPNGREVDHPHYAYKLQWFEALRAAVESDAAGGRPFAVMGDYNVAPTDDDVYDRAAFEGATHVTPAERAALASLRGAGLSDVVPRPLKYDHPYTYWDYRQLCFPKNRGMRIDLVYGNEPFAKAVTDSYVDREERKGKGASDHAPVVVDLDL; from the coding sequence ATGCGCATCGCGACCTGGAACGTGAACTCGATCACCGCCCGCCTGCCGAGGCTGCTCGCCTGGCTGGAGAGCAGCGGCACCGACGTGCTGTGCCTCCAGGAGGCCAAGGTCGCCGAGGCGCAGTTCCCCTTCGACGCGCTGCGCGAGGCGGGCTACGAGGCGGCGGTCCACGCCACCGGCCGGTGGAACGGGGTGGCGGTGCTCTCCCGCGTGGGCCTGGAGGACGTGGTCAAGGGCCTGCCCGGCGACCCGGGGTACGAGGGTGTCCAGGAGCCCCGCGCGATCTCCGCCACCTGCGGGCCGGCCCGCGTCTGGTCGGTCTACGTGCCCAACGGCCGCGAGGTCGACCACCCGCACTACGCCTACAAGCTCCAGTGGTTCGAGGCGCTGCGCGCCGCTGTCGAGAGCGACGCCGCCGGCGGCCGCCCCTTCGCCGTGATGGGTGACTACAACGTCGCGCCGACGGACGACGACGTCTACGACCGGGCCGCCTTCGAGGGCGCCACCCACGTCACCCCGGCCGAGCGCGCCGCCCTCGCCTCACTGCGCGGCGCCGGTCTGTCCGACGTGGTCCCGCGCCCGCTGAAGTACGACCACCCCTACACGTACTGGGACTACCGCCAGCTCTGCTTCCCCAAGAACCGCGGCATGCGCATCGACCTGGTGTACGGCAACGAGCCCTTCGCCAAGGCGGTCACCGACTCCTACGTCGACCGCGAGGAGCGCAAGGGCAAGGGCGCCTCGGACCATGCGCCGGTCGTGGTGGACCTGGACCTGTAG
- a CDS encoding DUF6278 family protein, whose protein sequence is MNFPFLGKRREDPRAHDAEGIGELLADCDLLRSQALREGVRLDDSALSLEQLDQVLPRWRSDQEIQTWLGNDAGLYLGTVIVRTVPGAVWSIRSDGQPVVRLASGREFDVVANGHAWAEDGVPELSQLYGEVAEV, encoded by the coding sequence ATGAACTTCCCCTTCCTGGGCAAGCGGCGCGAAGATCCCCGGGCGCACGACGCGGAGGGTATCGGCGAACTGCTCGCCGACTGTGATCTGCTGCGCTCGCAGGCGTTGCGGGAGGGGGTCCGGCTCGACGACTCCGCCCTCTCCCTGGAGCAGCTGGACCAGGTACTGCCGCGCTGGCGCAGCGACCAGGAGATCCAGACCTGGCTCGGCAACGACGCCGGTCTGTACCTCGGCACCGTGATCGTGCGCACCGTGCCCGGCGCCGTCTGGAGCATCCGGTCCGACGGGCAGCCGGTGGTCCGGCTCGCCTCCGGCCGGGAGTTCGACGTGGTGGCGAACGGCCACGCGTGGGCGGAGGACGGCGTGCCCGAACTCTCCCAGCTGTACGGCGAAGTCGCCGAAGTGTGA
- a CDS encoding amidase family protein — protein MKKRSMAALTVLLVVVPLVAAAPGPRAVAAGSRTGDAARSAESALVKGVNLDTVTIPELQARMNRGSLSSLRLTLAYLRRIKAVDPRINAVLRTSPTALRQAAASDLRHRLGRARGPLDGIPVLLKDNVNTRDMPTTAGSLALAGSPPDTDADLVGKLRAAGAVILGKANLSEWANFRAARPTSGWSAVGGQTNNPYVLDRNPCGSSSGSAAALAASLAQVAIGTETDGSIVCPAGMNGVVGLKPSLGVVSQSGVVPISAEQDTAGPMARNVVDTALTLSVLSGGDTVRADDAPSLTDAVGRPGTLRGKRIGLWRLPSLGAEVDALMTRTAERLTAAGAEVVEVSLPYQERLAELEFPALLSEFHRDIDAYLATRGGPRDLAELIEFNRSHPREQSCFAGQELFEQALAAPPTTDPEYRAMRAELTDLSRRSIDEVMAEHDLDAIASPANPPAWTTDCARGDNDVIPSSTPAAVAGYPSLSLPAGFVGELPVGLLLMAGDRQDVELLSLGAAVEHRLDAWRAPRYLPSAPSGTSR, from the coding sequence GGTCAAGGGAGTGAACCTGGACACGGTGACGATCCCGGAACTGCAGGCCCGCATGAACCGCGGATCCCTGTCCTCGCTCAGGCTGACCCTCGCCTACCTGCGGCGGATCAAGGCCGTCGACCCCAGGATCAACGCGGTGCTGCGCACCAGCCCGACGGCCCTGCGTCAGGCTGCCGCCAGCGACCTCAGACACCGCCTCGGCAGGGCCCGCGGCCCGCTGGACGGCATCCCCGTCCTGCTCAAGGACAATGTGAACACCCGTGACATGCCGACGACCGCCGGTTCGCTGGCCCTGGCCGGAAGCCCACCGGACACCGACGCGGACCTGGTCGGGAAGCTGCGGGCGGCCGGCGCGGTGATCCTCGGCAAGGCCAACCTCTCGGAGTGGGCCAACTTCCGCGCGGCCAGGCCGACGTCGGGATGGTCGGCGGTGGGCGGGCAGACGAACAACCCGTACGTCCTGGACCGCAACCCCTGCGGATCGTCCTCGGGTTCGGCCGCGGCGCTCGCCGCGTCGCTGGCGCAGGTGGCGATCGGGACCGAGACGGACGGCTCCATCGTGTGCCCCGCGGGGATGAACGGCGTGGTCGGCCTCAAGCCCAGTCTCGGGGTGGTCAGCCAGTCGGGCGTCGTACCGATCTCCGCCGAGCAGGACACGGCCGGCCCCATGGCGCGCAACGTGGTCGACACCGCGCTCACGCTCTCCGTGCTGAGCGGCGGTGACACCGTCCGCGCCGACGACGCGCCGAGCCTCACGGACGCGGTCGGCCGTCCCGGCACCCTGCGCGGCAAGCGGATCGGCCTGTGGCGGCTGCCGTCGCTCGGCGCCGAGGTGGACGCCCTCATGACCCGTACCGCCGAGCGGCTGACCGCCGCGGGGGCCGAGGTCGTCGAGGTGAGCCTGCCGTACCAGGAGCGGCTGGCCGAACTCGAGTTCCCGGCATTGCTGAGCGAGTTCCACCGGGACATCGACGCCTACCTCGCCACCCGCGGCGGGCCCCGGGACCTGGCCGAGCTGATCGAGTTCAACCGCAGCCACCCGCGGGAGCAGAGCTGCTTCGCCGGTCAGGAGCTGTTCGAGCAGGCGCTGGCCGCACCGCCCACCACCGATCCGGAGTACCGGGCGATGCGCGCGGAGTTGACGGACCTGTCCCGGCGGTCCATCGACGAGGTCATGGCCGAGCACGACCTGGACGCCATCGCTTCCCCGGCGAACCCGCCCGCGTGGACCACCGACTGCGCGCGGGGTGACAACGACGTGATCCCGTCCTCCACCCCCGCGGCGGTGGCCGGGTACCCCTCGCTGTCGCTGCCCGCCGGGTTCGTGGGTGAACTGCCGGTCGGGCTGCTCCTCATGGCCGGCGACCGCCAGGACGTCGAACTGCTGTCCCTGGGTGCGGCGGTGGAGCACCGGCTGGACGCCTGGCGGGCGCCCCGGTACCTGCCTTCGGCACCGTCCGGCACCTCCCGCTGA